A genomic stretch from Falco naumanni isolate bFalNau1 chromosome 6, bFalNau1.pat, whole genome shotgun sequence includes:
- the CENPQ gene encoding centromere protein Q isoform X2 gives MRGRPRRAPPLWREVGARTARALACAGRRRAAEAERGEVMTCHYTSYSKMRGTARWVSAKNWFTSENQQGPSSKTKGTVGEGRPKGQKRKKVTQTVKRKAKEHRDYSPAGEGPSKKVKLTSAETASWQTLSESSRWFLETVMDSVILSILRQNSEKKKNVQKHLNLLKERVLRFFKTLKVPPGKLGNLKNVLSLLMAEKQMLETNEESLIQLQEEINAAERSAEHTKETISDLEYKIQVLKNQLEEDEKKARKIFQENSSGALHLPELPKRSLQAPILQEEILKVKNQKGLLQDMNTIQQSADLKNILTLIEKTYEKVDFL, from the exons ATGCGCGGAaggccgcgccgcgccccgcccctGTGGAGGGAGGTGGGAGCGCGCACTGCGCGTGCGCTGGCCTGCGCGGGAAGGCGGCGGGCGGCTGAGGCGGAGCGAGGCGAG GTAATGACATGCCACTACACATCTTACAGTAAAATGAGAGGGACTGCTCGTTGGGTATCAGCAAAAAACTGGTTTACATCAGAAAATCAGCAAGGGCcatccagcaaaacaaaaggaacagtTGGAGAAGGAAGaccaaaaggacaaaaaagaaag aaggtCACTCAGACGGTCAAAAGGAAAGCTAAGGAACACAGGGACTATTCCCCTGCAG GAGAAGGTCCTTCAAAAAAGGTGAAGCTAACCAGTGCTGAAACGGCATCTTGGCAGACTCTCTCAGAGAGCAGTAGGTGGTTTCTGGAAACTGTAATGGATTCAGTAATACT atctATTTTGCGCCAAAatagtgagaaaaaaaagaatgttcaGAAGCACCTCAATTTACTGAAAGAAAG GGTGCTGAGATTTTTCAAGACTTTGAAGGTGCCCCCAGGGAAGCTGGGCAACCTGAAGAATGTCCTGAGCCTTCTAATGGCAGAGAAACAAATGCTTGAGACAAATGAAGAGTCTTTGATACAATTGCAG gaagaaataaatgcagctgAGCGATCAGCAGAACATACCAAAGAAACTATAAGTGACCTGGAGTACAAAATTCAGGTGCTCAAGAACCAGTtagaggaagatgaaaaaaaggcCAGGAAG aTATTCCAGGAGAATAGCAGTGGAGCACTTCACCTGCCAGAACTCCCCAAGCGCAGTTTACAGGCACCCATTTTGCAG gaagaaattttgaaggtaaaaaatcaaaaaggtCTTTTGCAGGATATGAACACTATCCAGCAGTCAGCTGACTTGAAGAACATATTAACCCTCATTGAAAAGACCTATGAGAAGGTGGACTTCCTTTGA
- the LOC121090512 gene encoding cytochrome P450 2K6-like produces the protein MGWSSYTSIGLVLILIFLSVLKMGGFWNNHRRKNFPPGPRALPIIGNLHLFDLKRPYRTYLQLSKIYGPVFSVQMGQRKIVVISGYEAVKEALINKADAFAERPKIPIFEDLTKGNGIVFAHGDNWKVMRRFTLTTLRNFGMGKKAIEDRIVEEYGYLADTIESQKGKPFEASKIINAAVANIIVSILLGNRFDYKDSRFVRLLNLINENMRLAGKPLVTIYNIFPYLGFLLRANKTLLRNRDELHAYVQNTFIEHLKNLDKNDQRSFIDAFLVKQQEEKSTTNQYFHNDNLLSLVSNLFTAGIETISTTLNWSFLLMLKYPEIQRKVQEEIEQVIGSKPPRIEHQTQMPYTDAVIHEIQRFANILPLDLPHETAADVTLKGYFIPKGTYIIPLLTSVLQDKSQWEKPDMFYPEHFLDINGKFVKKNAFMPFSAGRRICAGETLAKMELFLFFTSLLQRFTFHPPPGVSISDLDLSPAISFNVTPKPYKMCAVTRP, from the exons ATGGGCTGGAGCAGCTACACTTCCATTGGTTTAGTGCTCATCCtaatttttctgtcagttttgaAAATGGGAGGTTTCTGGAACAACCACCGGAGAAAGAATTTTCCCCCAGGACCAAGAGCATTACCTATAATTGGAAATCTGCACTTGTTTGATTTGAAGAGACCCTACAGGACTTACCTACAG CTGTCAAAAATATATGGTCCGGTCTTCAGTGTTCAGATGGGGCAAAGGAAAATAGTAGTGATTTCTGGGTATGAGGCGGTGAAGGAAGCTCTCATAAACAAGGCAGATGCATTTGCAGAGAGACCCAAAATTCCAATCTTTGAAGATCTGACCAAAGGAAATG GGATTGTTTTTGCTCATGGTGATAACTGGAAGGTGATGCGAAGATTTACTCTCACAACTTTACGAAACTTTGGAATGGGAAAAAAGGCCATTGAGGACCGCATTGTGGAGGAGTACGGGTACCTGGCAGATACCATTGAGTCACAAAAAG GAAAACCCTTTGAAGCtagtaaaataattaatgcGGCAGTTGCTAACATAATTGTGTCGATATTACTTGGAAACCGATTTGACTACAAAGACTCCAGATTTGTGAGACTTCTGAATTTGATCAATGAAAACATGAGGCTTGCTGGGAAGCCTTTGGTTACG ATTTACAATATCTTCCCTTACCTTGGATTCCTCCTAAGAGCTAACAAGACTCTCCTTCGAAACAGAGATGAATTGCATGCTTATGTACAAAACACTTTCATAGAACATCTCAAAAACCTGGACAAAAATGATCAAAGAAGTTTTATTGATGCTTTCCTGGTTAAACAGCAGGAG GAGAAATCCACTACCAATCAGTATTTCCATAATGACAACTTGCTAAGCTTGGTGAGCAATTTGTTTACTGCTGGTATTGAAACAATTTCCACCACGCTAAACTGGAGCTTCCTGCTGATGCTAAAGTATCCTGAAATTCAGA GAAAGGTCCAAGAAGAGATAGAGCAAGTGATAGGGTCAAAACCGCCAAGGATCGAGCATCAAACTCAGATGCCATACACAGATGCGGTCATCCATGAAATTCAGAGGTTCGCTAATATCCTGCCATTGGATTTACCTCATGAGACTGCTGCAGACGTCACTCTCAAAGGCTATTTCATTCCCAAG GGAACTTACATCATCCCCTTACTGACCTCTGTCCTGCAAGACAAATCACAGTGGGAGAAACCAGACATGTTCTATCCTGAGCACTTTCTTGACATCAATGGaaaatttgtgaagaaaaatgctttcatgcCTTTTTCAGCAG GGCGGAGGATATGTGCCGGTGAGACTCTTGCCAAAATGGagctcttccttttcttcaccaGCCTCCTGCAGAGGTTCACCTTCCACCCTCCCCCTGGAGTTTCCATCTCAGACCTGGACCTCAGCCCTGCTATTTCGTTTAACGTCACTCCCAAACCCTATAAAATGTGTGCTGTAACACGTCCCTAG
- the CENPQ gene encoding centromere protein Q isoform X1, with protein sequence MRGRPRRAPPLWREVGARTARALACAGRRRAAEAERGEVMTCHYTSYSKMRGTARWVSAKNWFTSENQQGPSSKTKGTVGEGRPKGQKRKKVTQTVKRKAKEHRDYSPAAGEGPSKKVKLTSAETASWQTLSESSRWFLETVMDSVILSILRQNSEKKKNVQKHLNLLKERVLRFFKTLKVPPGKLGNLKNVLSLLMAEKQMLETNEESLIQLQEEINAAERSAEHTKETISDLEYKIQVLKNQLEEDEKKARKIFQENSSGALHLPELPKRSLQAPILQEEILKVKNQKGLLQDMNTIQQSADLKNILTLIEKTYEKVDFL encoded by the exons ATGCGCGGAaggccgcgccgcgccccgcccctGTGGAGGGAGGTGGGAGCGCGCACTGCGCGTGCGCTGGCCTGCGCGGGAAGGCGGCGGGCGGCTGAGGCGGAGCGAGGCGAG GTAATGACATGCCACTACACATCTTACAGTAAAATGAGAGGGACTGCTCGTTGGGTATCAGCAAAAAACTGGTTTACATCAGAAAATCAGCAAGGGCcatccagcaaaacaaaaggaacagtTGGAGAAGGAAGaccaaaaggacaaaaaagaaag aaggtCACTCAGACGGTCAAAAGGAAAGCTAAGGAACACAGGGACTATTCCCCTGCAG CAGGAGAAGGTCCTTCAAAAAAGGTGAAGCTAACCAGTGCTGAAACGGCATCTTGGCAGACTCTCTCAGAGAGCAGTAGGTGGTTTCTGGAAACTGTAATGGATTCAGTAATACT atctATTTTGCGCCAAAatagtgagaaaaaaaagaatgttcaGAAGCACCTCAATTTACTGAAAGAAAG GGTGCTGAGATTTTTCAAGACTTTGAAGGTGCCCCCAGGGAAGCTGGGCAACCTGAAGAATGTCCTGAGCCTTCTAATGGCAGAGAAACAAATGCTTGAGACAAATGAAGAGTCTTTGATACAATTGCAG gaagaaataaatgcagctgAGCGATCAGCAGAACATACCAAAGAAACTATAAGTGACCTGGAGTACAAAATTCAGGTGCTCAAGAACCAGTtagaggaagatgaaaaaaaggcCAGGAAG aTATTCCAGGAGAATAGCAGTGGAGCACTTCACCTGCCAGAACTCCCCAAGCGCAGTTTACAGGCACCCATTTTGCAG gaagaaattttgaaggtaaaaaatcaaaaaggtCTTTTGCAGGATATGAACACTATCCAGCAGTCAGCTGACTTGAAGAACATATTAACCCTCATTGAAAAGACCTATGAGAAGGTGGACTTCCTTTGA
- the CENPQ gene encoding centromere protein Q isoform X4 has translation MRGRPRRAPPLWREVGARTARALACAGRRRAAEAERGEVMTCHYTSYSKMRGTARWVSAKNWFTSENQQGPSSKTKGTVGEGRPKGQKRKVTQTVKRKAKEHRDYSPAGEGPSKKVKLTSAETASWQTLSESSRWFLETVMDSVILSILRQNSEKKKNVQKHLNLLKERVLRFFKTLKVPPGKLGNLKNVLSLLMAEKQMLETNEESLIQLQEEINAAERSAEHTKETISDLEYKIQVLKNQLEEDEKKARKIFQENSSGALHLPELPKRSLQAPILQEEILKVKNQKGLLQDMNTIQQSADLKNILTLIEKTYEKVDFL, from the exons ATGCGCGGAaggccgcgccgcgccccgcccctGTGGAGGGAGGTGGGAGCGCGCACTGCGCGTGCGCTGGCCTGCGCGGGAAGGCGGCGGGCGGCTGAGGCGGAGCGAGGCGAG GTAATGACATGCCACTACACATCTTACAGTAAAATGAGAGGGACTGCTCGTTGGGTATCAGCAAAAAACTGGTTTACATCAGAAAATCAGCAAGGGCcatccagcaaaacaaaaggaacagtTGGAGAAGGAAGaccaaaaggacaaaaaagaaag gtCACTCAGACGGTCAAAAGGAAAGCTAAGGAACACAGGGACTATTCCCCTGCAG GAGAAGGTCCTTCAAAAAAGGTGAAGCTAACCAGTGCTGAAACGGCATCTTGGCAGACTCTCTCAGAGAGCAGTAGGTGGTTTCTGGAAACTGTAATGGATTCAGTAATACT atctATTTTGCGCCAAAatagtgagaaaaaaaagaatgttcaGAAGCACCTCAATTTACTGAAAGAAAG GGTGCTGAGATTTTTCAAGACTTTGAAGGTGCCCCCAGGGAAGCTGGGCAACCTGAAGAATGTCCTGAGCCTTCTAATGGCAGAGAAACAAATGCTTGAGACAAATGAAGAGTCTTTGATACAATTGCAG gaagaaataaatgcagctgAGCGATCAGCAGAACATACCAAAGAAACTATAAGTGACCTGGAGTACAAAATTCAGGTGCTCAAGAACCAGTtagaggaagatgaaaaaaaggcCAGGAAG aTATTCCAGGAGAATAGCAGTGGAGCACTTCACCTGCCAGAACTCCCCAAGCGCAGTTTACAGGCACCCATTTTGCAG gaagaaattttgaaggtaaaaaatcaaaaaggtCTTTTGCAGGATATGAACACTATCCAGCAGTCAGCTGACTTGAAGAACATATTAACCCTCATTGAAAAGACCTATGAGAAGGTGGACTTCCTTTGA
- the GLYATL3 gene encoding glycine N-acyltransferase-like protein 3, translating into MLVLNCSTKLQMLEKMLRWSFPESLKVYGAVMNINRGNPFRKEVVVDSWPDFKAVITRPQRENEMDDLDHYTNAYAVFYKELQAYQELLENPNAVNWGQIFQIQGLQDGICEISKTMALSKQVDVKISSFQMVIHSDPDTLPDVRLQMDPNLTLACLDISHASLLSKTWSRGDNPRCQKYLANLICCFPSVCVLDDNGYPLSWSLTDQFATMIHGYTLPEHRRKGYSRLVATTLAKKLHSCGFPAQGNVLETNIPSITLLKSMNAQFLPCPFFRVIHTPFQPNLT; encoded by the exons ATGCTGGTGCTCAACTGTTCCACGAAGCTGCAGATGCTGGAGAAAATGCTAAGGTGGAGTTTCCCTGAGTCCCTCAAG GTTTATGGAGCTGTGATGAACATCAACCGAGGGAACCCCTTCAggaaggaggtggtggtggaCTCATGGCCAGATTTCAAAGCTGTTATCACCAGGCCGCAGAGGGAG aaTGAGATGGATGACCTTGACCATTATACCAATGCTTATGCAGTTTTCTACAAGGAGCTACAGGCTTACCAGGAGCTACTGGAAAACCCAAATGCAGTCAACTGGGGACAAATTTTTCAGATACAAG GGCTCCAGGATGGAATATGTGAAATATCCAAAACTATGGCTTTATCTAAGCAGGTAGATGTGAAAATATCCTCTTTCCAGATGGTTATCCACTCAGACCCGGACACGCTGCCAGATGTCAGACTTCA GATGGACCCTAACTTAACGTTGGCTTGCCTGGACATCTCCCATGCCAGTCTGCTCAGCAAAACCTGGTCACGGGGAGACAACCCAAGGTGCCAAAAGTACCTTGCTAACCTCATTTGCTGCTTCCCCAGTGTCTGTGTCTTGGATGACAATGGGTACCCCCTCTCCTGGAGCCTGACGGACCAGTTTGCCACCATGATTCATGGTTATACTCTTCCAGAGCATCGGAGGAAGGGCTACAGCAGGCTTGTGGCTACCACTTTAGCTAAGAAATTACATAGCTGTGGCTTTCCAGCACAGGGTAATGTCCTGGAGACAAATATACCATCAATAACATTGTTGAAAAGCATGAATGCCCAGTTTCTTCCCTGCCCATTTTTCAGAGTGATTCATACACCTTTTCAGCCAAATCTTACTTAG
- the CENPQ gene encoding centromere protein Q isoform X3, with product MRGRPRRAPPLWREVGARTARALACAGRRRAAEAERGEVMTCHYTSYSKMRGTARWVSAKNWFTSENQQGPSSKTKGTVGEGRPKGQKRKVTQTVKRKAKEHRDYSPAAGEGPSKKVKLTSAETASWQTLSESSRWFLETVMDSVILSILRQNSEKKKNVQKHLNLLKERVLRFFKTLKVPPGKLGNLKNVLSLLMAEKQMLETNEESLIQLQEEINAAERSAEHTKETISDLEYKIQVLKNQLEEDEKKARKIFQENSSGALHLPELPKRSLQAPILQEEILKVKNQKGLLQDMNTIQQSADLKNILTLIEKTYEKVDFL from the exons ATGCGCGGAaggccgcgccgcgccccgcccctGTGGAGGGAGGTGGGAGCGCGCACTGCGCGTGCGCTGGCCTGCGCGGGAAGGCGGCGGGCGGCTGAGGCGGAGCGAGGCGAG GTAATGACATGCCACTACACATCTTACAGTAAAATGAGAGGGACTGCTCGTTGGGTATCAGCAAAAAACTGGTTTACATCAGAAAATCAGCAAGGGCcatccagcaaaacaaaaggaacagtTGGAGAAGGAAGaccaaaaggacaaaaaagaaag gtCACTCAGACGGTCAAAAGGAAAGCTAAGGAACACAGGGACTATTCCCCTGCAG CAGGAGAAGGTCCTTCAAAAAAGGTGAAGCTAACCAGTGCTGAAACGGCATCTTGGCAGACTCTCTCAGAGAGCAGTAGGTGGTTTCTGGAAACTGTAATGGATTCAGTAATACT atctATTTTGCGCCAAAatagtgagaaaaaaaagaatgttcaGAAGCACCTCAATTTACTGAAAGAAAG GGTGCTGAGATTTTTCAAGACTTTGAAGGTGCCCCCAGGGAAGCTGGGCAACCTGAAGAATGTCCTGAGCCTTCTAATGGCAGAGAAACAAATGCTTGAGACAAATGAAGAGTCTTTGATACAATTGCAG gaagaaataaatgcagctgAGCGATCAGCAGAACATACCAAAGAAACTATAAGTGACCTGGAGTACAAAATTCAGGTGCTCAAGAACCAGTtagaggaagatgaaaaaaaggcCAGGAAG aTATTCCAGGAGAATAGCAGTGGAGCACTTCACCTGCCAGAACTCCCCAAGCGCAGTTTACAGGCACCCATTTTGCAG gaagaaattttgaaggtaaaaaatcaaaaaggtCTTTTGCAGGATATGAACACTATCCAGCAGTCAGCTGACTTGAAGAACATATTAACCCTCATTGAAAAGACCTATGAGAAGGTGGACTTCCTTTGA
- the CENPQ gene encoding centromere protein Q isoform X5 — translation MTCHYTSYSKMRGTARWVSAKNWFTSENQQGPSSKTKGTVGEGRPKGQKRKKVTQTVKRKAKEHRDYSPAAGEGPSKKVKLTSAETASWQTLSESSRWFLETVMDSVILSILRQNSEKKKNVQKHLNLLKERVLRFFKTLKVPPGKLGNLKNVLSLLMAEKQMLETNEESLIQLQEEINAAERSAEHTKETISDLEYKIQVLKNQLEEDEKKARKIFQENSSGALHLPELPKRSLQAPILQEEILKVKNQKGLLQDMNTIQQSADLKNILTLIEKTYEKVDFL, via the exons ATGACATGCCACTACACATCTTACAGTAAAATGAGAGGGACTGCTCGTTGGGTATCAGCAAAAAACTGGTTTACATCAGAAAATCAGCAAGGGCcatccagcaaaacaaaaggaacagtTGGAGAAGGAAGaccaaaaggacaaaaaagaaag aaggtCACTCAGACGGTCAAAAGGAAAGCTAAGGAACACAGGGACTATTCCCCTGCAG CAGGAGAAGGTCCTTCAAAAAAGGTGAAGCTAACCAGTGCTGAAACGGCATCTTGGCAGACTCTCTCAGAGAGCAGTAGGTGGTTTCTGGAAACTGTAATGGATTCAGTAATACT atctATTTTGCGCCAAAatagtgagaaaaaaaagaatgttcaGAAGCACCTCAATTTACTGAAAGAAAG GGTGCTGAGATTTTTCAAGACTTTGAAGGTGCCCCCAGGGAAGCTGGGCAACCTGAAGAATGTCCTGAGCCTTCTAATGGCAGAGAAACAAATGCTTGAGACAAATGAAGAGTCTTTGATACAATTGCAG gaagaaataaatgcagctgAGCGATCAGCAGAACATACCAAAGAAACTATAAGTGACCTGGAGTACAAAATTCAGGTGCTCAAGAACCAGTtagaggaagatgaaaaaaaggcCAGGAAG aTATTCCAGGAGAATAGCAGTGGAGCACTTCACCTGCCAGAACTCCCCAAGCGCAGTTTACAGGCACCCATTTTGCAG gaagaaattttgaaggtaaaaaatcaaaaaggtCTTTTGCAGGATATGAACACTATCCAGCAGTCAGCTGACTTGAAGAACATATTAACCCTCATTGAAAAGACCTATGAGAAGGTGGACTTCCTTTGA